The Henckelia pumila isolate YLH828 chromosome 2, ASM3356847v2, whole genome shotgun sequence genome includes a window with the following:
- the LOC140881702 gene encoding delta(24)-sterol reductase-like isoform X1, giving the protein MRLKFDVSCLIHALLLTVQILDLVVDAVFYASFGVNISWVFLLVVGPVHCFAMSDLEAPLRPKRKKIWVDYFVQFRWIIVIFVVLPISFTLYFLTYLGDVRSECKSFKKRQEEHDENVKKVVKRLKERNPKKDGLVCTARKPWIAVGMRNVDYKRARHFEVDLSSFRNVLDVDKERMIARVEPLVNMGQISRVTVPMNLSLAVVAELDDLTVGGLINGYGIEGSSHLYGLFSDTVVAYEIVLADGRLVRATKDNEYSDLFYAIPWSQGTLGLLVAAEIKLIPVKEYMKLTYKPVVGNLMEIAQAYMDSLAPRDGDQDNPDKVPDFVETMVYSPTEAVCMAGNYASKEEAKKKGNKINSVGWWFKPWFYQHAETALKKGEFVEYIPTREYYHRHTRCLYWEGKLILPFADQCWFRYLLGWLMPPKVSLLKATQGEAIRNYYHEMHVIQDMLVPLYKVGDALEWVHREMELYPLWLCPHRLFKLPVKTMVYPEPGFEQQHRQGDTHYAQMYTDVGVYYAPGPVLRGEEFDGAGAVRKMEDWLIENHGFQPQYAVSELSEKSFWRMFDAGLYEHCRKKYSAVGTFMSVYYKSKKGRKTEKEVQEAEQEILETPDAEADNPGDY; this is encoded by the exons ATGCGTTTGAAGTTTGATGTTTCTTGCTTGATCCATGCATTGTTGCTTACGGTTCAGATTTTAGATCTGGTTGTGGATGCTGTGTTTTATGCTTCATTCGGAGTCAACATTAGCTGGGTTTTTTTGTTAGTGGTTGG GCCTGTTCATTGTTTTGCGATGTCTGATCTTGAGGCCCCGTTACGTCCCAAGAGAAAGAAGATCTGGGTGGATTACTTTGTCCAATTCCGATGGATAATTGTTATCTTCGTCGTTCTTCCCATTTCCTTCACGTTGTACTTCCTCACTTACCTTGGAGACGTGAGGTCTGAGTGCAAATCATTCAAGAAGCGCCAGGAAGAGCATGATGAAAATGTCAAGAAGGTCGTTAAACGCCTCAAGGAGAGGAACCCCAAGAAGGATGGTTTAGTCTGCACAGCCCGGAAACCTTGGATTGCCGTTGGAATGCGCAATGTGGACTATAAGCGTGCTCGACATTTTGAGGTTGATCTTTCTTCATTCAGGAACGTTCTTGACGTTGACAAAGAGCGAATGATTGCTAGAGTGGAGCCTTTGGTCAACATGGGTCAGATTTCCAGGGTCACTGTCCCGATGAACCTTTCCCTCGCCGTTGTTGCAGAGCTTGATGATCTGACTGTGGGTGGTCTGATCAATGGGTACGGGATTGAAGGAAGCTCCCATCTTTATGGCCTGTTCTCGGACACAGTTGTGGCTTATGAAATTGTTTTGGCAGATGGCCGGTTGGTTAGAGCTACAAAAGACAATGAATACTCTGATCTTTTCTATGCTATCCCCTGGTCTCAGGGGACACTTGGACTTCTTGTTGCTGCTGAAATTAAGCTTATACCTGTTAAGGAGTACATGAAGCTAACATACAAGCCAGTAGTGGGTAATCTAATGGAGATTGCACAAGCCTACATGGATTCCCTTGCACCCAGGGATGGAGACCAGGATAATCCTGACAAGGTTCCAGACTTTGTCGAGACCATGGTGTACTCTCCAACAGAAGCCGTGTGCATGGCAGGAAACTATGCTTCCAAAGAAGAAGCAAAGAAGAAGGGAAATAAAATCAACAGTGTTGGTTGGTGGTTCAAACCGTGGTTTTACCAGCATGCCGAGACAGCATTGAAAAAGGGGGAGTTCGTTGAATATATCCCTACCAGAGAATATTATCACAGGCATACAAGATGTTTGTACTGGGAGGGAAAGCTCATCCTTCCTTTTGCAGATCAGTGCTGGTTCAGATATCTGCTTGGTTGGCTGATGCCACCTAAGGTTTCTCTGCTCAAGGCTACACAAGGAGAAGCCATTAGGAACTACTATCATGAGATGCACGTCATTCAGGATATGCTCGTTCCCCTTTATAAGGTTGGAGATGCTTTGGAGTGGGTTCATCGCGAGATGGAg CTGTATCCCCTCTGGCTCTGTCCTCACAGACTGTTCAAGCTGCCTGTTAAAACCATGGTGTATCCAGAACCAGGATTTGAGCAACAGCACAGGCAAGGTGACACGCATTACGCTCAAATGTATACTGATGTTGGAGTCTACTATGCTCCGGGACCTGTCCTAAGGGGTGAAGAATTTGATGGAGCTGGAGCAGTTCGTAAAATGGAGGACTGGTTGATTGAAAACCATGGCTTCCAGCCTCAATATGCTGTTTCTGAGCTCAGCGAGAAGAGCTTCTGGAGAATGTTTGATGCAGGTCTTTATGAGCATTGCAGGAAGAAGTACAGCGCCGTTGGTACATTCATGAGCGTGTATTACAAATCGAAGAAAGGCAGGAAGACGGAGAAAGAAGTGCAGGAAGCTGAACAGGAGATACTCGAGACTCCCGATGCTGAAGCTGATAATCCCGGGGATTATTGA
- the LOC140881702 gene encoding delta(24)-sterol reductase-like isoform X2, giving the protein MSDLEAPLRPKRKKIWVDYFVQFRWIIVIFVVLPISFTLYFLTYLGDVRSECKSFKKRQEEHDENVKKVVKRLKERNPKKDGLVCTARKPWIAVGMRNVDYKRARHFEVDLSSFRNVLDVDKERMIARVEPLVNMGQISRVTVPMNLSLAVVAELDDLTVGGLINGYGIEGSSHLYGLFSDTVVAYEIVLADGRLVRATKDNEYSDLFYAIPWSQGTLGLLVAAEIKLIPVKEYMKLTYKPVVGNLMEIAQAYMDSLAPRDGDQDNPDKVPDFVETMVYSPTEAVCMAGNYASKEEAKKKGNKINSVGWWFKPWFYQHAETALKKGEFVEYIPTREYYHRHTRCLYWEGKLILPFADQCWFRYLLGWLMPPKVSLLKATQGEAIRNYYHEMHVIQDMLVPLYKVGDALEWVHREMELYPLWLCPHRLFKLPVKTMVYPEPGFEQQHRQGDTHYAQMYTDVGVYYAPGPVLRGEEFDGAGAVRKMEDWLIENHGFQPQYAVSELSEKSFWRMFDAGLYEHCRKKYSAVGTFMSVYYKSKKGRKTEKEVQEAEQEILETPDAEADNPGDY; this is encoded by the exons ATGTCTGATCTTGAGGCCCCGTTACGTCCCAAGAGAAAGAAGATCTGGGTGGATTACTTTGTCCAATTCCGATGGATAATTGTTATCTTCGTCGTTCTTCCCATTTCCTTCACGTTGTACTTCCTCACTTACCTTGGAGACGTGAGGTCTGAGTGCAAATCATTCAAGAAGCGCCAGGAAGAGCATGATGAAAATGTCAAGAAGGTCGTTAAACGCCTCAAGGAGAGGAACCCCAAGAAGGATGGTTTAGTCTGCACAGCCCGGAAACCTTGGATTGCCGTTGGAATGCGCAATGTGGACTATAAGCGTGCTCGACATTTTGAGGTTGATCTTTCTTCATTCAGGAACGTTCTTGACGTTGACAAAGAGCGAATGATTGCTAGAGTGGAGCCTTTGGTCAACATGGGTCAGATTTCCAGGGTCACTGTCCCGATGAACCTTTCCCTCGCCGTTGTTGCAGAGCTTGATGATCTGACTGTGGGTGGTCTGATCAATGGGTACGGGATTGAAGGAAGCTCCCATCTTTATGGCCTGTTCTCGGACACAGTTGTGGCTTATGAAATTGTTTTGGCAGATGGCCGGTTGGTTAGAGCTACAAAAGACAATGAATACTCTGATCTTTTCTATGCTATCCCCTGGTCTCAGGGGACACTTGGACTTCTTGTTGCTGCTGAAATTAAGCTTATACCTGTTAAGGAGTACATGAAGCTAACATACAAGCCAGTAGTGGGTAATCTAATGGAGATTGCACAAGCCTACATGGATTCCCTTGCACCCAGGGATGGAGACCAGGATAATCCTGACAAGGTTCCAGACTTTGTCGAGACCATGGTGTACTCTCCAACAGAAGCCGTGTGCATGGCAGGAAACTATGCTTCCAAAGAAGAAGCAAAGAAGAAGGGAAATAAAATCAACAGTGTTGGTTGGTGGTTCAAACCGTGGTTTTACCAGCATGCCGAGACAGCATTGAAAAAGGGGGAGTTCGTTGAATATATCCCTACCAGAGAATATTATCACAGGCATACAAGATGTTTGTACTGGGAGGGAAAGCTCATCCTTCCTTTTGCAGATCAGTGCTGGTTCAGATATCTGCTTGGTTGGCTGATGCCACCTAAGGTTTCTCTGCTCAAGGCTACACAAGGAGAAGCCATTAGGAACTACTATCATGAGATGCACGTCATTCAGGATATGCTCGTTCCCCTTTATAAGGTTGGAGATGCTTTGGAGTGGGTTCATCGCGAGATGGAg CTGTATCCCCTCTGGCTCTGTCCTCACAGACTGTTCAAGCTGCCTGTTAAAACCATGGTGTATCCAGAACCAGGATTTGAGCAACAGCACAGGCAAGGTGACACGCATTACGCTCAAATGTATACTGATGTTGGAGTCTACTATGCTCCGGGACCTGTCCTAAGGGGTGAAGAATTTGATGGAGCTGGAGCAGTTCGTAAAATGGAGGACTGGTTGATTGAAAACCATGGCTTCCAGCCTCAATATGCTGTTTCTGAGCTCAGCGAGAAGAGCTTCTGGAGAATGTTTGATGCAGGTCTTTATGAGCATTGCAGGAAGAAGTACAGCGCCGTTGGTACATTCATGAGCGTGTATTACAAATCGAAGAAAGGCAGGAAGACGGAGAAAGAAGTGCAGGAAGCTGAACAGGAGATACTCGAGACTCCCGATGCTGAAGCTGATAATCCCGGGGATTATTGA